The following are encoded in a window of Mustela nigripes isolate SB6536 chromosome 1, MUSNIG.SB6536, whole genome shotgun sequence genomic DNA:
- the LOC132011104 gene encoding olfactory receptor 6B9 — translation MSKENITHISEFILVGFPSSPWLQVLLFFLFLITYLFVLLENLVIILTVWITGSLHKPMYYFLGTMSFLETWYVSVTVPKMLAGFLLHPNTISFLGCMIQLYFFISLACTECVLLAAMAYDRYVAICCPLRYPAMMTTGFCVQLTLSSWVSGFTISMAKVYFISQVTFCGNNILNHFFCDVSPILKLACMDFSMAEMVDFVLAILILVFPLSATVLSYGFIVSTVLQIPSATGQRKAFSTCASHLTVVVIFYTAVIFMYVRPRAIASFNSNKLISAIYAVFTPMLNPIIYCLRNKEVKDAIRKTMSSGQALFLKDSLC, via the coding sequence ATGTCAAAGGAAAATATCACCCATATTAGTGAATTCATCCTGGTGGGTTTCCCTTCTTCCCCATGGCTACAggttctgcttttcttcctcttcctcatcaccTATCTGTTTGTGCTATTGGAGAATTTGGTCATCATTCTCACTGTATGGATCACTGGGTCCCTGCACAAGCCCATGTACTATTTTCTGGGTACCATGTCCTTTCTGGAGACTTGGTATGTATCTGTCACAGTCCCCAAGATGTTGGCTGGATTCCTACTTCATCCCAATACCATCTCCTTCCTGGGATGCATGATCCAACTCTATTTTTTCATCTCACTTGCCTGTACTGAATGTGTGCTCTTGGCTGCCATGGCCTATGACCGTTATGTGGCTATATGTTGTCCTCTTCGTTATCCAGCCATGATGACCACAGGATTTTGTGTGCAGCTGACTCTCAGTTCCTGGGTGAGTGGCTTCACCATCTCCATGGCAAAGGTATACTTCATCTCCCAAGTCACTTTCTGTGGCAATAATATCTTGAACCATTTTTTCTGTGATGTTTCCCCTATCCTCAAACTGGCCTGCATGGACTTTTCTATGGCTGAGATGGTAGACTTTGTGCTAGCCATTCTCATTCTTGTGTTTCCCCTTTCAGCCACTGTCCTTTCTTATGGCTTCATTGTCTCTACTGTTCTGCAAATTCCCTCAGCCACTGGACAGCGGAAGGCCTTCTCCACCTGTGCCTCTCACCTTACAGTGGTGGTCATCTTCTATACAGCTGTGATCTTCATGTATGTCCGACCTCGGGCCATTGCATCATTCAATTCTAACAAACTGATCTCAGCCATATATGCAGTCTTTACTCCCATGCTCAACCCTATTATCTACTGCCTGAGGAACAAGGAGGTCAAAGATGCCATCAGAAAAACCATGTCCAGTGGCCAAGCCCTTTTCTTGAAAGATTCTCTTTGCTAA